In the genome of Bacillus sp. S3, one region contains:
- a CDS encoding BMC domain-containing protein produces the protein MARELTALGMIETKGLVASVEAADAMVKAANVHLIGKVHVGGGIVTVLVRGDVGAVKAATEAGAAAAERVGELKSVHVIPRPHNELESILPKLEIEL, from the coding sequence ATGGCAAGAGAATTAACCGCACTAGGAATGATTGAAACAAAAGGATTAGTCGCATCTGTAGAAGCAGCAGACGCAATGGTAAAGGCTGCAAATGTTCATTTAATTGGTAAGGTGCATGTCGGCGGGGGAATCGTTACGGTTCTTGTTCGCGGAGATGTTGGTGCTGTAAAAGCTGCGACTGAAGCAGGAGCTGCTGCTGCTGAACGTGTGGGTGAACTTAAGAGTGTTCACGTCATTCCACGCCCGCACAATGAATTAGAAAGCATTTTACCAAAATTAGAAATCGAACTTTAA
- the eutC gene encoding ethanolamine ammonia-lyase subunit EutC, producing MNPELIEKVTKMIVEKLQTQTISESQKPSGMISPSAKVKFWDHTENSEAKRNFVRASDDSREKVEEQQEQGRIEFKKYADSRSPEQLDSPVRREEPTSQVSGIPHPFNPEELKELMSKTPARIGVGRAGLRPKTDTWLKFRFDHAAAVDAVYGDVNEELLKRLDLFKVSTKVSDKEVYIRRPDLGRKLSDEAKQSISKRCRKAPTVQIIISDGLSSSAVEENVEDVYLSLQQSLGSLGLDTGTPFYIEKGRVAVMDDVGELLQPKVVILLIGERPGLVSAESMSAYLCFKPRIGTIEADRMVISNIHKGGIPPVEAGAYLGTVIQKILKYEASGVSLVQKEN from the coding sequence TTGAATCCTGAACTAATAGAAAAGGTCACTAAAATGATTGTGGAAAAATTACAAACGCAAACGATTTCAGAAAGTCAAAAGCCATCAGGAATGATATCCCCATCTGCGAAAGTGAAATTCTGGGACCATACGGAAAACAGCGAAGCTAAACGTAACTTTGTCCGGGCCTCGGATGACTCTAGGGAAAAAGTGGAAGAGCAGCAGGAACAAGGACGTATCGAATTTAAGAAGTACGCTGATTCCCGGTCACCTGAACAGCTGGATTCCCCTGTTAGGAGGGAAGAACCGACTTCTCAAGTATCAGGGATTCCTCATCCCTTTAATCCCGAGGAACTGAAAGAACTCATGAGTAAAACACCGGCTCGAATTGGCGTGGGACGAGCGGGGTTACGGCCCAAAACAGATACATGGCTAAAATTCCGTTTTGATCATGCTGCTGCTGTGGACGCTGTTTATGGCGATGTAAATGAGGAACTGTTAAAACGGCTCGATCTTTTCAAGGTTAGCACAAAGGTCAGTGATAAAGAGGTTTACATTCGTCGTCCTGATTTAGGGCGGAAGCTTTCAGATGAGGCCAAGCAGAGCATCAGCAAGAGATGCCGAAAAGCGCCAACTGTTCAAATTATTATTTCCGATGGACTCAGCTCGAGTGCGGTGGAAGAAAATGTTGAGGATGTCTACTTATCATTGCAGCAATCATTAGGAAGTTTGGGGCTTGATACTGGTACCCCATTTTATATTGAAAAGGGCCGGGTTGCCGTGATGGATGATGTAGGTGAATTGCTTCAGCCGAAGGTCGTTATTCTGTTAATTGGTGAGCGTCCGGGCCTTGTAAGTGCAGAATCCATGAGTGCTTATTTATGCTTCAAGCCGAGGATCGGAACAATTGAGGCCGACCGAATGGTTATTTCGAATATCCACAAAGGCGGGATTCCCCCTGTAGAGGCGGGAGCCTATCTCGGAACGGTTATTCAGAAAATTTTAAAATATGAGGCAAGCGGAGTGTCGCTTGTTCAAAAAGAAAACTAG
- a CDS encoding ethanolamine ammonia-lyase subunit EutB, translating to MFTCTVKNETFQFHSIKEILAKASEEKSGDTMAGIAAQSYLERMAAKVVLSELTLKEIYENPVIPYEQDEVTRIIYDDLNQFIYKEIANWSIGELRDYILSHKTNTLDIFRLSKGLTSEMISGVAKLMSSIDLVMAAQKIRPTATCNTTIGEKGRLAFRCQPNHPIDNPEGILASMKEGLSYGSGDAVIGVNPNNDSVESVSRILQMTHDFIQKWEIPTQNCVLAHITTQMQALRKGAPIALMFQSLAGTQAANNDFGVSKQILDEAFELMAKYGTSTGPNQLYFETGQGSEVSLDAHLGVDMQTLEARTYGYARHWKPFMVNNVSGFIGPETIYDGKQVIRADLEDLFMGKLHGIPMGIAPTYTNHMQADQNDQEIAGMLTALAGANFYMGVPGGDDVMLSYQDTSYHDDASLREMLGLRPLREFETWLEKMGIMENGRLTERAGDLSIFK from the coding sequence ATGTTTACATGTACGGTGAAAAATGAAACGTTCCAGTTCCATTCAATTAAAGAGATTTTAGCAAAGGCAAGTGAAGAGAAGTCAGGGGATACGATGGCAGGAATTGCAGCCCAGTCCTATTTAGAGCGGATGGCAGCAAAAGTGGTCCTAAGTGAGCTGACGTTGAAAGAGATTTATGAGAATCCAGTTATTCCGTATGAGCAAGATGAAGTGACGAGGATTATTTATGATGATCTTAATCAATTTATTTATAAAGAAATAGCCAACTGGTCGATCGGTGAATTGAGAGATTATATCCTATCACACAAAACGAATACACTCGATATATTCCGTTTAAGCAAAGGGCTGACAAGTGAGATGATTTCGGGAGTTGCCAAACTTATGTCGAGTATCGACTTAGTCATGGCAGCGCAAAAGATTAGACCGACTGCCACTTGTAATACAACAATTGGGGAAAAGGGCCGTTTAGCATTCCGCTGCCAGCCTAACCATCCAATTGATAACCCAGAAGGTATTTTGGCTTCGATGAAAGAGGGGCTGTCATACGGTTCCGGCGATGCGGTGATTGGGGTGAATCCAAACAATGATAGTGTGGAGTCCGTGTCTAGAATTTTACAAATGACCCATGATTTTATCCAAAAGTGGGAAATTCCCACACAAAACTGTGTGCTGGCACATATTACCACACAGATGCAGGCCTTGAGAAAAGGGGCGCCGATTGCCCTTATGTTCCAAAGTCTTGCAGGAACACAGGCTGCCAATAATGATTTTGGTGTTTCAAAACAAATATTAGACGAAGCGTTTGAGCTAATGGCCAAATATGGAACTTCTACAGGGCCCAATCAACTTTACTTTGAAACAGGTCAAGGATCAGAAGTATCACTTGATGCACACCTTGGTGTGGATATGCAAACGCTTGAAGCGAGAACGTATGGTTATGCGCGCCACTGGAAGCCGTTTATGGTAAATAATGTTTCCGGATTCATTGGACCTGAAACCATTTATGATGGTAAACAGGTCATTCGTGCAGACCTCGAGGATCTCTTTATGGGTAAACTGCACGGAATTCCAATGGGGATTGCTCCTACCTATACGAACCATATGCAAGCGGACCAAAACGATCAAGAAATTGCCGGTATGCTGACGGCCCTTGCTGGTGCAAATTTTTACATGGGCGTACCAGGCGGAGATGATGTGATGCTTAGCTATCAAGATACAAGTTATCATGATGATGCCAGTTTAAGAGAGATGCTGGGTCTTCGTCCATTGCGCGAATTCGAAACCTGGTTAGAGAAAATGGGCATTATGGAAAATGGACGTTTAACGGAACGGGCAGGAGATTTATCCATTTTTAAATAA
- the eutC gene encoding ethanolamine ammonia-lyase subunit EutC, producing the protein MDIQAIVKQVMEELEKTQQTNPVNSTVSKEKVGEITRDLVFEKKNVVGVDNPIDRETIEKVQSITPARIGIGRTGTRMKTREYLDFRIDHAAAQDAVFRGVSEEFLAELKIPVLSSISKSMDEYLMNLDSGRKLDEASRKWAEANIPKNNQVQIIVSDGLSSTGIEANVPDLLPALIQGLTVKNISTGDPVFIKRSRVWIQDELASIVNCDVVISLIGERPGLATSKSISAYLIYRPNEDTVEADRTVISNIHDGGIPPVEAGAYLADLIADVLKHKASGVKFAQLK; encoded by the coding sequence TTGGATATACAAGCTATAGTCAAACAAGTAATGGAGGAACTGGAAAAGACGCAGCAAACGAACCCCGTTAACTCAACTGTGAGTAAAGAAAAAGTGGGAGAGATTACCCGGGATCTAGTTTTTGAAAAAAAGAATGTTGTAGGAGTAGACAACCCGATCGACCGTGAAACGATTGAAAAGGTTCAATCCATTACACCAGCAAGAATCGGCATCGGACGCACGGGGACACGGATGAAGACAAGGGAGTACCTTGATTTCCGGATCGACCATGCCGCTGCACAGGATGCTGTTTTCAGAGGAGTCTCGGAGGAATTTTTAGCAGAATTGAAGATTCCTGTCCTTAGTTCTATATCGAAATCAATGGATGAATATTTAATGAATTTAGATAGTGGCCGAAAGCTTGATGAGGCATCCAGGAAATGGGCCGAAGCCAATATTCCTAAAAACAACCAAGTCCAAATCATTGTGTCAGATGGGTTGAGTTCCACTGGAATTGAAGCGAATGTTCCGGACTTACTTCCAGCGCTGATTCAGGGCTTAACAGTTAAAAATATTTCTACCGGAGATCCTGTTTTTATAAAAAGAAGCCGTGTATGGATCCAAGATGAGTTGGCTTCCATCGTTAATTGTGATGTTGTCATTTCCCTTATCGGGGAGCGTCCGGGTCTTGCTACATCAAAGAGTATTAGTGCCTATCTTATATATCGTCCAAATGAAGATACCGTTGAAGCAGACAGGACCGTCATTTCTAACATTCATGATGGCGGTATTCCACCGGTTGAAGCAGGAGCCTATCTTGCTGACCTAATCGCGGATGTTTTAAAACATAAAGCCAGTGGGGTAAAGTTTGCCCAATTAAAGTAG
- a CDS encoding ethanolamine ammonia-lyase subunit EutB, with protein MKLHTNYIGTTFQFTSLKELFAKANEEKSGDRLAGIAAETVQERIAAKEVLSQLTLSDIRENPLLSPEEDEVSRIIESQLNRPVYESIKNWSVAELREYILSDTTTGEDLKRISRGLNSEMIAAAAKIMSNLDLVHAANKIEILTKCNITIGYKGTLSSRLQPNHPTDNVEGMIASLKEGLSYGIGDAVIGINPVDDSVESVKRLLHATHNFITEWDIPTQNCVLAHVTAQMKAIEQGAPADMIFQSIAGTEAANRSFGISASLLEEANDMARTLGTGTGPQRLYFETGQGSELSAEAHFGMDQMTLESRNYGFARYYDPYIVNTVVGFIGPEYLYNNKQVIRAGLEDHFMGKMHGIPMGVDICYTNHIKADQNDIEDLSVLLTAAGVNFVIAAPMGDDCMLNYQSLSYHDVATLRQTMNKQPSPLFAEWLEKMGIFENGRLSKIAGDPTIFSKGGVN; from the coding sequence ATGAAGCTGCATACAAATTATATCGGAACGACTTTTCAATTCACTTCTTTGAAAGAATTATTTGCGAAAGCGAATGAAGAAAAATCCGGGGACCGCTTGGCGGGAATAGCGGCTGAAACCGTTCAAGAACGAATTGCTGCGAAAGAAGTGCTGAGTCAGCTGACACTTTCAGATATTCGCGAAAACCCGCTGCTTTCACCGGAGGAGGATGAGGTTTCCCGTATTATTGAAAGCCAGCTAAACAGACCCGTCTACGAATCTATTAAAAATTGGTCTGTTGCTGAGCTTCGTGAGTATATCCTTAGCGATACGACGACAGGGGAAGATTTAAAGAGGATTAGCCGGGGATTAAATAGTGAAATGATTGCTGCGGCGGCAAAGATCATGTCCAATCTCGATCTTGTCCATGCGGCCAACAAGATTGAAATTTTAACAAAATGCAATATCACAATCGGTTATAAAGGGACTCTCTCTTCAAGGCTTCAGCCAAACCATCCGACAGATAATGTAGAAGGAATGATTGCATCACTTAAGGAAGGCTTGTCCTATGGGATCGGGGATGCCGTGATTGGCATTAATCCAGTTGATGATTCGGTTGAAAGTGTGAAACGCCTGCTCCATGCAACCCATAATTTTATTACAGAATGGGACATTCCGACACAAAACTGTGTCCTTGCCCATGTGACGGCACAAATGAAGGCGATAGAACAAGGCGCGCCTGCGGACATGATATTCCAAAGTATCGCGGGCACGGAGGCGGCGAACCGCTCCTTTGGAATATCCGCATCTTTACTTGAGGAAGCAAATGACATGGCGAGAACCTTAGGAACGGGAACAGGTCCGCAGCGCCTATACTTTGAAACGGGTCAAGGGTCGGAGCTGTCAGCAGAAGCGCATTTCGGAATGGATCAAATGACACTTGAATCAAGAAATTACGGGTTTGCCCGCTATTATGATCCCTATATTGTCAATACCGTCGTGGGCTTTATCGGTCCTGAGTATTTGTATAACAATAAGCAAGTCATTCGTGCCGGTCTAGAGGATCATTTTATGGGGAAAATGCATGGTATCCCAATGGGCGTAGATATCTGTTACACAAACCATATTAAAGCGGACCAAAATGATATTGAAGACCTTAGTGTCCTGCTCACAGCTGCCGGCGTGAATTTTGTCATTGCTGCCCCAATGGGGGATGACTGCATGTTAAATTATCAATCGCTGAGCTACCATGATGTCGCCACACTCAGACAAACGATGAACAAACAGCCATCGCCTCTATTCGCTGAATGGCTTGAAAAAATGGGGATTTTTGAAAATGGAAGGCTGAGTAAGATTGCGGGGGATCCGACCATTTTTTCTAAGGGGGGAGTGAACTAA
- a CDS encoding EutP/PduV family microcompartment system protein yields MMKKNRAMLIGSIGAGKSTLTNALLERKVEAVKTQALTFHDWIVDTPGEYTENPFFYKNIMATSLEVTHVLYLQDGTKQRTIFPPGFSTGINKLPIGVVTKCDSEQADIHSAIHLLKKVIPKGPIVLTSSITGQGLQEIRNLVKCNSMQEMKAYVESISDETAIFV; encoded by the coding sequence ATGATGAAAAAAAATAGGGCGATGCTGATTGGTTCAATTGGTGCAGGGAAATCAACGTTAACCAATGCCCTTCTTGAAAGAAAGGTGGAAGCGGTGAAGACGCAAGCCCTCACGTTTCATGACTGGATTGTCGATACACCGGGCGAATACACGGAAAATCCTTTTTTCTATAAAAATATTATGGCGACATCACTTGAAGTGACGCATGTCCTATATTTGCAGGATGGCACGAAGCAAAGGACGATTTTTCCACCTGGCTTTAGTACCGGTATCAATAAGCTGCCGATTGGGGTTGTCACGAAATGCGACTCCGAACAAGCCGATATTCACTCAGCTATTCACTTATTGAAAAAGGTGATTCCAAAAGGACCGATTGTTCTTACCTCTTCTATTACAGGGCAAGGATTACAGGAAATTCGAAATCTAGTAAAATGTAATTCTATGCAAGAGATGAAAGCGTATGTGGAGTCGATTTCAGATGAGACCGCTATTTTTGTTTGA
- the eutS gene encoding ethanolamine utilization microcompartment protein EutS — protein MSEEKKRFIQEFVPGKQVTLSHLIANPNPDMFEKLGIQEAGAMGILTLTPSETVIIAGDLATKAADVQIGFLDRFTGSLVIIGSVSSVQMAMEEINRFLSEVLQYSPSNITKS, from the coding sequence ATGAGTGAAGAGAAAAAACGATTTATTCAGGAATTCGTGCCGGGAAAGCAAGTGACATTAAGTCATCTAATCGCCAATCCTAATCCTGATATGTTTGAAAAATTAGGCATTCAGGAAGCAGGTGCGATGGGGATATTAACGTTGACACCAAGTGAAACGGTGATCATTGCTGGTGATTTAGCTACAAAAGCAGCCGATGTGCAAATAGGTTTCTTAGACCGTTTTACAGGAAGTCTTGTCATTATCGGCAGTGTTTCTTCTGTCCAAATGGCGATGGAAGAAATTAACCGATTCTTATCTGAAGTATTACAGTACTCTCCATCAAACATTACAAAATCGTAA
- a CDS encoding ethanolamine ammonia-lyase reactivating factor EutA, producing the protein MKRYEPQHEEILSAGIDIGTSTTKLVISKFSLMNMAGGMHLPRIEIVNKEVLYRSPIFRTPLLSTTAIDMEAVEAIVKGEYAKAGIEPSDIQTGAVIITGETATKQNAEEMVHSLSNHAGEFLVATAGPDLEGIIAAKGSGAYEYSKKTGKTIANIDIGGGTANVAVYKSGRLCGTCTLHIGGRLVEFSGNQIRHISPPIKKLFLQWNALAVMEGSSREQSVFQKLTDFMAAVIARMLRRELVEADRLLLLGHEPNWQEDIDAIMFSGGISECLYKYENVPTAGADYDDLGEMLADSLRKNQALSSWTWVKPVETVRATVLGAGTQTTEISGATIHVESNELPLRNLPVYQIRFGYDLNEGLKRIPEAVHHAIEMYDPQLEGQNFALYMTEIPYLGFRQIQEMAACILESVQAKPNPEQPLVIVLESDHAKSLGQTLKVRHPAQNVICIDQIRVEHGDYMDIGHLLQTSVVPVVIKTLTFHQ; encoded by the coding sequence ATTAAGCGTTACGAACCTCAACATGAGGAAATTCTTAGTGCAGGTATTGATATTGGTACGAGTACGACAAAGCTTGTTATCAGTAAATTCTCATTGATGAATATGGCGGGCGGGATGCATCTGCCACGAATCGAGATTGTCAATAAGGAAGTATTATATCGAAGCCCCATCTTCCGTACCCCTTTATTATCCACTACGGCCATTGATATGGAAGCCGTGGAAGCCATTGTAAAGGGTGAATACGCCAAGGCTGGTATTGAGCCCAGTGATATTCAAACGGGGGCTGTCATCATAACAGGTGAAACGGCAACGAAACAAAATGCTGAAGAAATGGTCCATTCGTTATCCAATCATGCCGGTGAATTTCTGGTGGCAACAGCGGGGCCGGATTTAGAGGGAATCATCGCGGCAAAAGGATCGGGTGCCTATGAATATTCGAAGAAAACGGGAAAGACAATAGCCAATATTGATATCGGCGGCGGGACTGCCAATGTAGCTGTGTATAAATCAGGGAGACTTTGCGGGACTTGTACATTACATATTGGCGGCAGGTTGGTCGAGTTTTCCGGGAATCAAATTCGACATATTTCACCACCAATCAAAAAATTGTTTCTTCAGTGGAATGCTTTAGCTGTCATGGAAGGAAGCAGCCGTGAGCAGTCCGTGTTCCAAAAGTTAACGGACTTTATGGCTGCAGTGATTGCAAGAATGCTGAGGAGGGAACTCGTGGAAGCAGACCGGCTATTGCTTTTAGGCCACGAGCCGAATTGGCAGGAGGACATCGACGCCATCATGTTTTCTGGCGGTATCAGTGAATGTCTCTACAAATATGAGAACGTACCCACTGCTGGAGCAGATTATGACGACCTCGGGGAAATGCTGGCTGATTCCCTTAGAAAAAATCAAGCTTTATCCTCATGGACATGGGTAAAGCCGGTTGAGACGGTTCGTGCAACTGTTCTTGGAGCGGGGACACAGACGACCGAAATAAGCGGGGCGACGATTCATGTCGAAAGTAATGAACTGCCGTTAAGAAATCTTCCGGTCTACCAAATTCGATTTGGATATGATTTGAATGAAGGGTTAAAGAGAATCCCAGAAGCGGTCCATCACGCAATCGAAATGTATGATCCTCAGCTTGAAGGGCAAAATTTTGCTTTGTATATGACAGAGATTCCTTATTTAGGATTTCGCCAGATTCAGGAAATGGCCGCTTGTATTCTCGAATCGGTTCAAGCAAAACCCAATCCAGAACAGCCGCTCGTGATTGTTTTAGAAAGCGATCATGCGAAGTCTCTAGGGCAAACATTGAAGGTCCGGCATCCTGCTCAAAATGTCATTTGCATTGATCAAATACGGGTTGAACACGGTGATTATATGGATATTGGACATTTGCTTCAAACAAGTGTGGTCCCGGTGGTGATTAAGACATTGACGTTTCATCAATGA
- a CDS encoding acetaldehyde dehydrogenase (acetylating), with product MQFDQDLQSIQEMRDAVKRAKEAQQKYLSYSQEQVDAIVKRVAEAAYAKSLELAQMAVEETGMGIVEHKQLKNEVGSKAVYESIKDEKTVGIIREDHVHKMTEVAYPYGVVAGIIPTTNPTSTAIFKAMISLKTRNAIVVSPHPRAVNCTVEALKICQEAAVKAGAPDGLIGWISKPSMAATNELMKHRDINVILATGGGALVRAAYSSGKPAYGVGPGNVPCYIEKSANVSKAVSMIVDSKSFDNGTICATEQSLVVDRNIVQMVIRELKNYGGYILNAEEKALVEKVITLTPGHLNPAIVGQSAIKIAEMAGVNVPADTRVLIAEETRVGKDVPFSIEKLSPIFALYTADHYEEAKEWCLRLLNLGGRGHSLSLHTNDDAVAKEFALEMPVSRLMVNTLSSIGAVGATTGLMPSLTLGCGSFGGNITSDNVTARHLINIKRMAYGIKEVSIPKPAALAKKEAAGKQDVEQIVDQVLKQVSPNGEVDAKMIAEMVNQVIQNYQMN from the coding sequence GTGCAATTTGATCAGGATCTCCAATCGATACAAGAAATGCGGGATGCCGTTAAGCGTGCAAAAGAGGCGCAGCAAAAATACCTGTCCTATTCACAGGAACAAGTAGATGCAATTGTGAAGCGCGTGGCGGAAGCCGCATATGCCAAATCCCTTGAACTCGCGCAAATGGCGGTTGAAGAAACGGGCATGGGTATCGTGGAGCATAAACAGCTTAAAAATGAAGTGGGTTCCAAGGCTGTCTATGAATCGATTAAAGATGAAAAGACAGTTGGGATCATCCGTGAAGACCACGTTCACAAAATGACGGAGGTCGCGTATCCTTACGGTGTGGTTGCAGGAATTATTCCAACAACCAACCCAACGTCAACCGCCATTTTTAAAGCAATGATTTCATTAAAGACAAGAAATGCGATTGTCGTCAGCCCCCATCCGCGTGCCGTTAATTGTACGGTTGAAGCGTTGAAAATTTGTCAGGAAGCCGCCGTAAAAGCGGGTGCGCCAGATGGGCTGATTGGCTGGATTTCCAAGCCGTCCATGGCGGCAACAAATGAATTAATGAAGCATCGTGATATCAATGTCATTTTAGCAACAGGAGGCGGTGCCTTAGTCCGGGCCGCTTACAGCTCGGGGAAACCTGCCTATGGGGTCGGACCGGGCAATGTCCCTTGTTATATTGAAAAAAGTGCGAATGTTTCCAAGGCAGTATCGATGATTGTCGATAGTAAATCATTTGATAATGGAACCATTTGTGCAACGGAGCAATCCTTAGTGGTCGACCGGAATATCGTGCAAATGGTGATTCGTGAATTGAAGAATTATGGCGGCTACATTTTGAATGCGGAAGAAAAGGCATTAGTAGAAAAAGTTATTACGCTCACACCTGGACATTTAAATCCAGCAATAGTTGGACAATCGGCGATAAAGATTGCTGAAATGGCGGGAGTCAATGTACCGGCTGATACAAGGGTTTTAATTGCCGAAGAGACACGAGTGGGAAAAGATGTGCCGTTTTCAATTGAAAAATTGTCGCCCATCTTTGCCCTTTATACCGCGGATCACTATGAAGAAGCAAAAGAATGGTGCTTAAGGCTTTTGAATCTTGGCGGAAGGGGGCACAGCTTATCGCTTCATACGAATGATGATGCTGTTGCAAAAGAATTCGCCCTTGAAATGCCTGTCTCAAGATTAATGGTTAATACCCTTTCATCTATCGGTGCAGTGGGGGCGACCACAGGTTTAATGCCTTCGTTAACACTTGGCTGCGGTTCATTTGGCGGGAATATTACCTCAGATAATGTGACTGCACGCCATTTGATTAACATTAAGCGAATGGCTTACGGAATAAAGGAAGTTTCTATCCCAAAACCAGCTGCTTTAGCTAAGAAAGAAGCCGCAGGTAAACAGGATGTTGAACAAATCGTCGATCAGGTTCTGAAGCAAGTATCCCCTAATGGTGAGGTCGACGCAAAGATGATTGCAGAAATGGTCAATCAAGTTATTCAAAACTATCAAATGAATTAA
- the eutL gene encoding ethanolamine utilization microcompartment protein EutL, with product MALERIHADIVAVRVIPNVDPDLAKQFHLEPHHRSLAIFTSTVDDVGYTALDEATKRADVEVVYARSFYAGSGHASGPLSGEMIGIIAGASPDEVKSGMEAVLQTAKYDAFFEALNADKTHAIYAHVVSRTGSYLSKEAGITAGEPLAYLIAPPLEAVYGLDAAMKAADVKLVKFFGPPSETNFGGGLLTGTQSACQAAADAFREAILDIAENPIRY from the coding sequence TTGGCTTTAGAACGTATTCATGCTGATATAGTAGCAGTTCGAGTGATTCCAAATGTTGACCCTGATTTGGCGAAGCAATTTCATCTTGAACCGCATCATCGCAGCTTGGCGATTTTTACATCGACAGTTGATGATGTTGGCTATACGGCTCTTGATGAAGCGACGAAAAGAGCAGATGTTGAAGTGGTTTATGCCCGCTCCTTTTACGCTGGTTCCGGCCATGCATCCGGACCCTTGTCAGGAGAGATGATTGGCATCATCGCCGGAGCGTCCCCAGATGAAGTGAAAAGCGGCATGGAAGCGGTACTCCAAACAGCGAAGTATGATGCCTTTTTTGAAGCACTTAATGCTGATAAAACACATGCCATTTACGCGCATGTTGTTTCGAGAACTGGTTCCTATCTTTCGAAAGAAGCTGGTATTACCGCGGGTGAGCCTTTAGCCTATTTAATTGCACCTCCACTAGAAGCGGTGTATGGCCTGGATGCTGCAATGAAGGCAGCTGATGTCAAACTGGTTAAGTTTTTTGGACCGCCGTCTGAAACCAACTTTGGCGGCGGATTACTGACAGGCACTCAATCGGCTTGCCAGGCGGCAGCAGACGCTTTCAGAGAGGCGATTTTGGATATCGCTGAAAATCCGATTAGGTATTAA